From Cellulosimicrobium sp. ES-005, one genomic window encodes:
- a CDS encoding TetR family transcriptional regulator, translating to MTGRRGRRPGGSDTRSDVLSAARDAFAEHGYDRATVRDIAARAGVDAAMVHHWFGTKEKLFQAAVDVPFDPQELLLDGAPEDMARLGEHVVRTLLRAWDSPRGRVALALLRSATSSERAARMLREFVLARVVRPTVARSEADPHRAAWRGALMASQLAGLVVARYVLRVEPLAGSPAETVVRAVGPTIQGYLTGPLPGVVAETARGTGNVEISTERHVAP from the coding sequence GTGACGGGCCGGCGGGGGCGGCGCCCGGGCGGGTCCGACACGCGGTCCGACGTCCTGTCCGCCGCGCGGGACGCGTTCGCGGAGCACGGCTACGACCGTGCGACCGTCCGCGACATCGCGGCCCGGGCGGGCGTGGACGCCGCCATGGTGCACCACTGGTTCGGGACGAAGGAGAAGCTCTTCCAGGCAGCCGTCGACGTGCCCTTCGACCCGCAGGAGCTCCTGCTCGACGGTGCGCCCGAGGACATGGCGCGACTGGGGGAGCACGTCGTGCGCACGCTGCTGCGCGCCTGGGACTCCCCGCGCGGCCGGGTCGCCCTCGCGCTCCTGCGCTCGGCCACGAGCTCCGAGCGGGCGGCGCGGATGCTGCGCGAGTTCGTGCTGGCCCGGGTCGTGCGGCCGACCGTCGCGCGGAGCGAGGCGGACCCGCACCGGGCCGCGTGGCGCGGCGCGCTCATGGCGAGCCAGCTCGCAGGGCTCGTCGTCGCGCGGTACGTGCTCCGGGTCGAGCCGCTCGCGGGGTCTCCCGCGGAGACCGTGGTGCGGGCGGTCGGGCCCACGATCCAGGGCTACCTCACCGGTCCGCTCCCGGGCGTCGTCGCCGAGACCGCTCGTGGCACCGGGAACGTTGAGATTTCAACTGAGAGGCATGTTGCGCCGTAG
- a CDS encoding ABC transporter permease yields MVVKEFRELRRDRRTVAMLVGMPLLLLVVFGFAANFTVETLTVTAVGPGAEQAVAAIEANPAAADALDVVSVDPAGTDADARAALRDDRSDVAVVAPAPGDDRPTVYVDGSNLFAAQSAKVLVASLGDAVDSEILFNPDLDTSWVMVPALIGLILTFIGTIITSIGLVKEREAGTFEQLAVMPLGPAAVILGKITPYFLLACLDMVAVTLLGMWIFDVPFAGPVAPFVVGAALFLFVVLGIGALISTVSQTTGQAVQVALMTMLPQVLLSGMIFPLDAMAAGVRWIGYLLPLTWFTEVSQGVMVRGASWSALWLPLAVLAVMAVVVFGMAVLRLSRELSPAREHRRRRADALAAVAPTTSGTVR; encoded by the coding sequence ATGGTCGTCAAGGAGTTCCGCGAGCTGCGCCGGGACCGGCGCACGGTCGCGATGCTCGTCGGGATGCCGTTGCTCCTGCTCGTCGTGTTCGGGTTCGCGGCGAACTTCACGGTCGAGACGCTGACCGTCACGGCCGTGGGCCCGGGTGCCGAGCAGGCGGTCGCCGCGATCGAGGCGAACCCGGCCGCCGCCGACGCGCTCGACGTCGTGAGCGTCGACCCCGCGGGGACGGACGCCGACGCCCGCGCGGCGCTGCGCGACGACCGCAGCGACGTCGCGGTCGTCGCGCCCGCACCGGGGGACGACCGCCCGACCGTCTACGTCGACGGGTCCAACCTCTTCGCCGCGCAGTCGGCGAAGGTGCTCGTCGCGTCCCTCGGGGACGCCGTGGACTCGGAGATCCTCTTCAACCCCGACCTCGACACGTCGTGGGTGATGGTGCCCGCGCTGATCGGCCTCATCCTCACGTTCATCGGGACGATCATCACGTCGATCGGGCTCGTCAAGGAGCGCGAGGCGGGGACGTTCGAGCAGCTCGCGGTGATGCCGCTCGGCCCCGCCGCGGTGATCCTCGGCAAGATCACGCCCTACTTCCTGCTCGCCTGCCTCGACATGGTCGCGGTGACGCTGCTCGGGATGTGGATCTTCGACGTGCCGTTCGCCGGACCGGTGGCCCCGTTCGTGGTGGGAGCCGCGCTGTTCCTCTTCGTCGTGCTCGGCATCGGCGCGCTCATCTCCACCGTGTCGCAGACCACCGGGCAGGCGGTGCAGGTCGCGCTCATGACGATGCTCCCGCAGGTGCTGCTCTCGGGCATGATCTTCCCGCTCGACGCGATGGCGGCAGGGGTGCGCTGGATCGGGTACCTCCTGCCCCTCACGTGGTTCACCGAGGTCTCGCAGGGCGTGATGGTCCGCGGGGCGTCGTGGTCCGCGCTGTGGCTGCCGCTCGCCGTGCTCGCGGTGATGGCCGTGGTCGTGTTCGGGATGGCCGTCCTGCGGCTCTCGCGCGAGCTCTCGCCCGCACGGGAGCACCGCCGACGCCGCGCGGACGCGCTCGCGGCCGTCGCACCCACGACGAGCGGGACGGTCCGGTGA
- a CDS encoding CAP domain-containing protein: MTTLASLSLGACAPGHDGGRGAPSADDPAAARPWEPTEYAARLLAETQEERDEAGVPRLEESGCATEQALSRATALVGAPLEHAPLDEVVTDCAPASGTAAENLSRASAAPAAVVDAWMGSPGHRANLLDPTLTSVGIACVADATEGAGGLVCAQVFLG, translated from the coding sequence GTGACGACGCTCGCGAGCCTGTCCCTCGGGGCCTGCGCGCCGGGCCACGACGGTGGGCGCGGGGCTCCGAGCGCCGACGACCCCGCGGCGGCCCGGCCCTGGGAGCCGACGGAGTACGCCGCCCGGCTGCTGGCGGAGACGCAGGAGGAACGCGACGAGGCGGGGGTCCCCCGGCTGGAGGAGAGCGGCTGCGCGACCGAGCAGGCGCTGTCCCGTGCCACGGCGCTCGTCGGCGCCCCGCTCGAGCACGCCCCCCTCGACGAGGTCGTGACGGACTGCGCTCCTGCGAGCGGCACCGCGGCGGAGAACCTCAGCCGGGCCAGCGCCGCGCCGGCCGCGGTCGTCGACGCGTGGATGGGGTCCCCCGGGCACCGGGCGAACCTCCTGGACCCGACGCTGACGTCCGTCGGGATCGCGTGCGTCGCGGACGCCACCGAGGGCGCCGGCGGTCTCGTCTGTGCCCAGGTGTTCCTCGGCTGA
- a CDS encoding ATP-binding cassette domain-containing protein, with the protein MTWGARGLDVTFRPGRGHVVRALAGVDLDLPRGQVTSVVGGDGAGKTTLVRALLGQLPVAGGTVDVPARDRVGYQPSSSGVWPGLTVAENVELVGDAYRMPAARRDRRADELLERAGLAEARNRLGSQLSGGMRQKLGVCLAMLHEPEVLLLDEPSTGVDPVSRVELWRLVAESAASGAAVLVTTTYLDEAERAADVVVLDAGTVLAAGTPDDVRAAAPGRITVASVAPAGAADRSWRRGRTVRTWWPDGSSSPTGGPVDPDLEDAVVALTLGRGAHGTAGAEEAHGTDDAARDAVGPAPHGPGWLAAGADAPLVRVDGAERRFGDVAAVDDVSLVVRPGEVVGLLGANGAGKTTLLRMVLGLDRLDGGRVEVLGAPPDRAGRRAVGYVPQGLGLSGELSVEENVEFVAAVYGVRDVPMLPPALAAVRRRPVAEIGLGRRRQLAFHCALLHAPRLLVLDEPTSGVDPLARARAWDAIHAQADAGVGVLVTTHYLQEAEQCDRLHVLSRGRSVASGTVADVVGGREAVVVRSREWPAAFAALDAAGLPVMLDGRAARVAGTTLATVRDALAAAGVVATCDVVPATLEETMVLVDRAATTRAGAA; encoded by the coding sequence GTGACCTGGGGCGCACGCGGTCTCGACGTCACCTTCCGCCCCGGGCGCGGGCACGTGGTCCGCGCCCTCGCGGGCGTGGACCTCGACCTCCCGCGCGGACAGGTCACCTCGGTCGTGGGCGGCGACGGCGCCGGCAAGACCACGCTGGTGCGCGCGCTGCTCGGGCAGCTGCCGGTCGCCGGCGGCACCGTGGACGTCCCGGCGCGCGACCGGGTCGGCTACCAGCCGTCGTCCAGCGGCGTGTGGCCCGGGCTGACCGTGGCGGAGAACGTCGAGCTCGTCGGCGACGCGTACCGCATGCCGGCCGCGCGCCGGGACCGGCGCGCGGACGAGCTGCTCGAGCGCGCGGGGCTCGCCGAGGCGCGGAACCGGCTCGGGTCGCAGCTCTCCGGGGGGATGCGGCAGAAGCTCGGCGTGTGTCTCGCGATGCTGCACGAGCCGGAGGTCCTGCTCCTCGACGAGCCGAGCACCGGCGTCGACCCGGTGAGCCGCGTCGAGCTGTGGCGGCTCGTGGCCGAGTCGGCGGCGTCCGGCGCAGCCGTCCTCGTCACGACGACCTACCTCGACGAGGCCGAGCGGGCGGCCGACGTCGTCGTCCTCGACGCCGGTACGGTCCTCGCCGCGGGGACGCCCGACGACGTGCGCGCCGCCGCCCCCGGCCGGATCACCGTCGCGTCCGTCGCGCCCGCGGGCGCGGCCGACCGGTCGTGGCGACGCGGCCGGACCGTCCGCACCTGGTGGCCCGACGGCTCGTCCTCGCCGACCGGGGGTCCCGTGGACCCCGACCTGGAGGATGCCGTCGTGGCCCTCACGCTCGGTCGCGGCGCGCACGGCACGGCCGGCGCGGAAGAGGCGCACGGCACGGACGACGCCGCCCGCGACGCGGTGGGCCCGGCGCCGCACGGCCCGGGCTGGCTCGCCGCCGGGGCGGACGCTCCCCTCGTGCGGGTCGACGGCGCCGAGCGGCGGTTCGGGGACGTCGCGGCCGTCGACGACGTCTCGCTCGTCGTGCGCCCCGGCGAGGTGGTGGGCCTGCTCGGCGCGAACGGCGCGGGCAAGACGACGCTCCTGCGCATGGTCCTCGGCCTCGACCGGCTCGACGGCGGGCGGGTCGAGGTCCTCGGCGCACCGCCGGACCGCGCGGGCCGCCGGGCGGTCGGCTACGTCCCGCAGGGCCTCGGGCTCTCCGGCGAGCTGAGCGTCGAGGAGAACGTCGAGTTCGTGGCGGCGGTGTACGGGGTGCGGGACGTGCCGATGCTGCCGCCGGCGCTCGCGGCCGTCCGCCGTCGGCCCGTGGCGGAGATCGGGCTGGGGCGCCGGCGCCAGCTCGCGTTCCACTGCGCCCTGCTGCACGCGCCACGCCTGCTGGTCCTCGACGAGCCGACGTCCGGCGTCGACCCGCTCGCGCGGGCGCGCGCGTGGGACGCGATCCACGCGCAGGCGGACGCGGGCGTCGGGGTCCTGGTGACGACGCACTACCTCCAGGAGGCCGAGCAGTGCGACCGCCTGCACGTCCTCTCGCGCGGACGCTCCGTGGCGTCGGGGACCGTCGCCGACGTCGTCGGTGGGCGCGAGGCGGTCGTCGTGCGGTCCCGGGAGTGGCCGGCGGCGTTCGCGGCGCTCGACGCCGCGGGCCTGCCCGTCATGCTCGACGGCCGGGCCGCGCGCGTCGCGGGGACGACGCTCGCGACGGTCCGGGACGCGCTCGCTGCGGCGGGCGTGGTCGCGACCTGCGACGTCGTCCCGGCGACGCTCGAGGAGACCATGGTGCTCGTGGACCGCGCGGCCACGACCCGGGCGGGAGCGGCGTGA